A section of the Sulfurovum riftiae genome encodes:
- the dbpA gene encoding ATP-dependent RNA helicase DbpA, with protein MTAFNTIPNIPESLLATLQTLNFTTMTEIQEKSISPILEGKDILAQSKTGSGKTLAFGIPAVIKTDVGKNRPQTIIITPTRELAEQVAAELRKIAAYKPNLKILTLYGGVPLRAQADSLAKGAHILIGTPGRIQDHLAKETLTLESINTLVLDEADRMLDMGFYDEIVKIASNMPKKKQTLLFSATFPHKIETLAKKLLKEPLIVKVDTVQEKAKINELVYETEDKFKTLNALIQSYKPESLLVFCNTKAEVISLTDKLHRRGHSVIDIHGDLDQRERNEAVILFSNRSKRIMVATDVASRGLDIKDISLVINYDLPFDKEVYTHRIGRTGRADATGMAISFYGPRDSEKCSWITSQAQKAEAKELRVDATFKMISNFDTLCLNGGKKTKLRAGDILGTFCKEIGIENSQIGKITITDTKSYIALHHTVVDRVFKALKKVKIKKKKYVAWVL; from the coding sequence ATGACTGCGTTCAATACCATCCCAAATATACCGGAAAGCCTTTTGGCTACACTACAGACACTCAATTTCACTACGATGACAGAGATACAGGAGAAAAGTATCTCTCCCATACTGGAGGGGAAAGATATTCTGGCGCAGTCCAAAACAGGTTCCGGTAAAACACTTGCCTTTGGTATCCCTGCTGTCATTAAGACCGATGTGGGCAAAAACCGTCCGCAGACCATCATCATCACACCGACACGGGAGTTGGCCGAGCAGGTCGCAGCAGAACTAAGGAAGATCGCTGCATACAAACCCAATCTAAAGATTCTGACACTCTACGGGGGCGTTCCACTAAGGGCACAGGCTGATTCCTTGGCAAAAGGGGCACACATCCTCATAGGGACACCCGGACGGATACAGGACCACCTCGCCAAAGAGACACTCACACTCGAAAGTATCAACACGCTTGTGCTGGATGAAGCGGACCGCATGCTCGATATGGGATTCTACGATGAGATCGTCAAAATAGCCTCCAATATGCCAAAGAAAAAACAGACACTGCTTTTCTCGGCAACCTTCCCTCACAAGATAGAAACATTGGCAAAAAAATTACTCAAAGAGCCTCTTATCGTTAAAGTAGATACCGTTCAGGAAAAAGCAAAGATCAATGAACTTGTTTATGAGACAGAAGATAAATTCAAAACCCTCAATGCCCTCATTCAGTCCTACAAACCCGAATCGCTTCTTGTCTTCTGCAACACCAAAGCCGAAGTGATCTCTCTGACCGACAAACTGCACAGACGCGGTCACTCTGTCATCGACATCCACGGCGATCTCGATCAGAGGGAACGTAATGAAGCGGTCATTCTTTTCTCCAACCGTTCAAAACGTATCATGGTCGCTACCGATGTCGCTTCACGAGGACTGGACATCAAAGATATCTCTCTGGTGATCAACTATGACCTTCCCTTTGACAAAGAGGTATACACACACCGTATCGGGCGTACAGGACGTGCCGATGCTACCGGTATGGCGATCTCCTTCTACGGTCCGAGAGACAGCGAGAAGTGCTCCTGGATCACATCCCAGGCACAAAAAGCGGAAGCCAAAGAGCTGCGTGTAGATGCAACATTCAAGATGATCTCCAATTTCGATACACTCTGTCTTAACGGAGGAAAGAAGACAAAACTCCGCGCCGGTGACATACTGGGTACATTCTGCAAGGAGATAGGTATAGAGAATTCACAGATAGGAAAGATCACCATTACCGATACAAAATCCTATATAGCATTGCATCATACAGTTGTGGACAGAGTCTTTAAGGCACTGAAGAAAGTGAAGATCAAAAAAAAGAAATATGTGGCTTGGGTACTATAA
- the accA gene encoding acetyl-CoA carboxylase carboxyl transferase subunit alpha codes for MATYLDFESKIEKLQEEIVSAHAIANLEAVEKYQKELEKEVEKTFGSLSDYQKLQLARHPDRPYSLDYIKLLMDDAYEIHGDRAFRDDPAILCYIGWIGGQKTMLIGEQKGRGVKNKIKRNFGMPNPEGYRKALRAVRLAEKFNIPVLMLIDTPGAYPGLGAEERGQSEAIARNLFEFAATKVPMISIVIGEGGSGGALAIGVADKLAMMRYSVFSVISPEGCSAILWNDSSKVETATKALKITPSDLLEHKLIDDVLDEPLIGAHRDKVTAAEAIKKYYLEQVAALKALPVDEMLDQRYKRLTAVGAFSE; via the coding sequence ATGGCAACTTATCTGGATTTTGAGAGTAAAATAGAGAAGCTACAGGAAGAGATCGTATCTGCTCATGCCATTGCCAACCTGGAAGCTGTGGAGAAATACCAGAAAGAGCTTGAAAAAGAGGTAGAGAAGACCTTTGGTTCTTTGAGTGACTATCAGAAACTTCAGCTTGCACGCCATCCGGACAGACCTTATTCGCTGGATTATATCAAGCTGCTGATGGATGATGCCTACGAGATCCATGGGGACCGTGCTTTCCGTGATGACCCTGCCATTTTGTGCTATATCGGATGGATCGGCGGTCAGAAGACTATGCTGATCGGTGAGCAGAAAGGGCGCGGTGTCAAGAACAAGATCAAGAGAAACTTCGGTATGCCAAATCCTGAAGGGTACAGAAAAGCACTTCGTGCTGTAAGGCTGGCCGAGAAGTTCAACATTCCTGTACTGATGCTCATTGACACTCCGGGTGCCTATCCCGGGCTGGGTGCTGAAGAGCGTGGCCAGAGCGAAGCGATCGCCAGAAACCTGTTTGAATTCGCTGCAACAAAGGTACCGATGATCTCTATCGTGATCGGTGAAGGCGGATCGGGTGGGGCACTTGCCATCGGTGTTGCGGACAAACTTGCCATGATGCGTTACTCGGTCTTCTCCGTCATCTCCCCTGAGGGCTGTTCTGCGATCCTGTGGAACGACTCCTCCAAGGTAGAGACGGCTACCAAAGCACTGAAGATCACACCAAGCGACCTGCTTGAGCACAAGCTCATCGATGATGTCCTGGACGAGCCGCTCATCGGTGCGCACCGTGACAAGGTCACTGCTGCAGAAGCGATCAAAAAATACTATCTTGAACAGGTGGCAGCACTCAAAGCACTTCCTGTCGATGAGATGCTCGATCAGCGTTATAAACGTTTGACCGCAGTCGGCGCTTTTTCCGAATAA
- a CDS encoding YdcH family protein yields the protein MLHEYRDEIHDLKQQNAHFAKIFEKHNELDQKVEDAEAGRIPMTDMELETLKKEKLLLKDEAYKMIMDYRKSKA from the coding sequence ATGTTACACGAATATAGAGATGAGATCCACGACCTTAAGCAGCAGAATGCACACTTTGCCAAAATCTTCGAAAAGCACAACGAGCTTGACCAGAAAGTAGAAGATGCTGAAGCAGGCCGTATTCCCATGACAGACATGGAACTTGAGACATTGAAAAAAGAGAAGCTTCTCTTGAAAGATGAAGCCTATAAAATGATCATGGACTACAGAAAGTCCAAAGCATAA
- a CDS encoding DedA family protein codes for MLHDIAATLVQYIGDMGYWGIFLLMFLESTFFPFPSEIIMIPAGYLAYKGEMNVYLVVIIGILGSVSGALFNYYLAMHFGRKFLLKYGKYFFIKEETLDKLEAFFTRHGELSTFNGRLIPGIRQLISLPAGLAKMNIVKFSLYSALGAGIWVVVLVSLGYLLGSNEELISEYLHTATIIALISVVFITLFYIIRNKRKKEILGE; via the coding sequence ATGCTGCATGATATAGCTGCCACCTTGGTGCAATATATCGGGGACATGGGCTATTGGGGCATCTTTCTTCTGATGTTCCTTGAAAGTACTTTTTTTCCTTTTCCCAGTGAGATCATCATGATACCGGCAGGCTATCTTGCGTACAAAGGCGAGATGAATGTCTACCTTGTTGTCATTATAGGGATACTCGGCTCAGTCAGTGGGGCACTTTTCAACTACTATCTTGCGATGCATTTTGGCAGAAAATTCCTTTTGAAATACGGAAAATATTTTTTCATCAAAGAGGAAACGCTCGATAAACTCGAAGCCTTCTTCACCAGACACGGCGAACTCTCCACCTTCAACGGTAGGCTGATCCCAGGTATCCGTCAGCTCATCTCGCTTCCCGCAGGCCTGGCGAAGATGAATATCGTGAAATTCTCACTCTATTCCGCTCTGGGTGCAGGGATCTGGGTGGTTGTACTGGTCTCTCTTGGCTATCTTCTCGGATCGAATGAAGAGCTGATCTCCGAATACCTGCATACTGCAACGATCATTGCACTGATATCTGTTGTCTTCATTACGCTTTTTTATATTATCCGAAACAAAAGGAAAAAAGAGATACTCGGAGAGTAG
- the argJ gene encoding bifunctional glutamate N-acetyltransferase/amino-acid acetyltransferase ArgJ — MKNFTITALENGLDNVQGFYCNAVNAGLRPDKEQGDVAFIRSEVLCDISAVFTRNTFQAAPIRHFQKYPQGFQTDFVLINAKNANAMTGPKGIEDIDTIMSTLRNKLNVTNPVMSSTGVIGYRLPVDKITSAFDTLDFNASNSDKAARAIMTTDSFKKELAYRVELDNGEHFTIAAICKGAGMINPAMATMLCFITTDADIPKKDMDELLLEGTEHSFNRISVDGDTSTNDTVMLLANKRSGAYNKEAFAEALKQIMFELAMMILKDGEGANKLVAFEVKGALTVEEAQKASMALSNSLLVKTALFGEDPNWGRIASTIGASGIACDERKLTIHYDDLLIYSDAFRELDAEREERAYRIMKQEQFRVTCDIGLGEASYTSYGCDLSYEYVKINAEYRT; from the coding sequence ATGAAAAACTTTACGATTACAGCACTGGAAAACGGCCTTGACAATGTCCAAGGGTTTTACTGCAATGCCGTCAATGCGGGGCTTCGTCCTGACAAGGAACAGGGTGATGTCGCATTCATACGAAGTGAGGTCCTCTGTGACATCTCGGCGGTCTTTACGCGCAATACCTTCCAAGCCGCACCGATCAGACATTTTCAGAAATACCCGCAGGGATTTCAAACCGACTTCGTTCTGATCAATGCCAAAAATGCCAATGCCATGACCGGCCCCAAAGGCATAGAAGATATTGACACCATTATGTCAACCCTCCGGAATAAACTGAATGTCACCAACCCTGTCATGAGCTCTACCGGTGTCATCGGCTACCGTCTCCCTGTTGACAAGATCACCTCGGCCTTTGACACTCTCGATTTCAATGCCTCCAACTCGGACAAAGCGGCACGCGCCATCATGACCACTGACAGCTTCAAGAAGGAACTGGCCTACAGAGTGGAACTTGACAACGGTGAACATTTCACTATTGCCGCCATCTGTAAAGGTGCGGGGATGATCAACCCTGCCATGGCAACCATGCTCTGTTTCATCACGACCGATGCGGATATTCCGAAAAAGGATATGGATGAACTGCTTCTCGAGGGGACAGAACACTCTTTTAACCGTATTTCGGTCGACGGAGACACGTCCACCAACGATACGGTCATGCTGCTTGCCAATAAAAGAAGCGGTGCATACAATAAAGAAGCATTCGCAGAGGCACTGAAGCAGATCATGTTTGAACTTGCAATGATGATACTGAAAGACGGGGAAGGTGCCAACAAGCTGGTCGCCTTCGAGGTCAAAGGTGCCCTCACCGTAGAAGAGGCACAGAAAGCATCCATGGCACTGAGCAACTCACTGCTTGTCAAAACGGCGCTTTTTGGCGAAGATCCCAACTGGGGGCGCATCGCATCGACGATCGGTGCGAGCGGTATTGCCTGTGACGAGAGGAAGCTTACCATCCATTATGATGATCTGCTCATCTACTCGGATGCCTTCAGGGAACTGGATGCCGAAAGAGAAGAGCGGGCTTACAGGATCATGAAACAGGAGCAGTTCAGGGTCACCTGCGATATCGGTCTGGGAGAAGCCTCCTACACCTCTTACGGCTGTGACCTGAGCTATGAATATGTGAAGATCAATGCGGAGTACAGGACTTAA
- the acpP gene encoding acyl carrier protein, protein MALFDDVKEVVVEQLNVSPDEVKEDSKFVEDLGADSLDVVELVMALEEKFDIEIPDDQAEAIATVGDAIKFIENV, encoded by the coding sequence ATGGCATTATTTGATGATGTAAAAGAAGTAGTTGTAGAGCAGCTAAATGTGAGCCCGGACGAGGTAAAAGAAGATTCTAAATTCGTAGAGGACCTTGGAGCGGACAGTCTTGATGTCGTTGAATTGGTAATGGCACTTGAAGAGAAATTCGATATCGAAATTCCTGATGATCAGGCAGAAGCGATCGCTACTGTCGGTGATGCGATCAAGTTCATCGAAAACGTATAA
- a CDS encoding beta-ketoacyl-ACP synthase II gives MRRVVVTGLGMVNSLGLDKESAFAAINEGKCGIKRIELFDVEAYSAQIAGEIVGFDPTTVMDAKETKKADRFIQLGLKAAAEAIEDAKLPEDVDRESFGVASASGIGGLPNIEKNSIVLSTRGPKRISPFFIPSSLVNMLGGFVSIYQNLKGPNLSSVTACAAGTHAIGEAAKSIIVGTADKMLVIGAESAICGAGVGGFAAMKALSTRNDDPQTASRPFDADRDGFVMGEGAGALVLEVYEDAVARGATIYGELIGFGESGDANHITTPTMDGPLRAMKMAYKMAGEPKVDYVNAHGTSTPINDKNETAALKELFGGKENCPPVSSTKGQIGHCLGAAGAIEAVISLMAMRDGILPPTINYTTPDENCDLDYVPNEARKADLNVVMSNSFGFGGTNGVVIFKKI, from the coding sequence GTGAGAAGAGTAGTAGTGACAGGTCTGGGAATGGTCAATTCTTTGGGATTGGATAAAGAGAGTGCATTTGCAGCGATCAATGAAGGAAAATGCGGTATCAAAAGGATAGAACTTTTTGATGTCGAGGCATACTCTGCGCAGATTGCCGGTGAGATCGTGGGCTTTGACCCGACGACGGTCATGGATGCCAAAGAGACGAAAAAAGCAGACAGATTCATTCAACTCGGACTTAAAGCAGCTGCTGAAGCGATAGAAGATGCAAAGCTTCCTGAAGATGTCGACAGAGAGAGCTTTGGTGTCGCTTCCGCTTCAGGGATCGGCGGATTGCCCAATATCGAAAAGAATTCCATTGTCCTGAGTACCAGAGGCCCCAAAAGAATATCTCCATTCTTCATTCCCTCTTCGCTGGTCAATATGCTTGGTGGTTTCGTCTCTATCTATCAGAACCTGAAAGGGCCGAATCTCTCTTCAGTCACTGCCTGTGCAGCGGGAACACATGCCATTGGCGAAGCAGCGAAGTCCATTATTGTCGGTACAGCTGACAAGATGCTTGTTATCGGTGCGGAATCTGCGATCTGCGGCGCCGGTGTAGGCGGTTTTGCTGCTATGAAAGCACTTTCCACCAGAAACGATGATCCCCAGACCGCTTCCAGACCGTTCGATGCGGACCGTGACGGTTTTGTGATGGGTGAGGGTGCCGGTGCACTTGTGCTTGAAGTCTATGAAGATGCCGTAGCACGCGGTGCGACCATTTACGGCGAACTCATCGGATTTGGCGAGAGCGGTGATGCAAACCATATCACAACCCCGACCATGGACGGCCCACTTCGTGCAATGAAGATGGCATACAAAATGGCAGGTGAACCAAAAGTCGATTATGTCAATGCACACGGTACCTCCACACCGATCAATGACAAGAATGAGACCGCAGCGCTCAAAGAGCTTTTCGGCGGAAAAGAGAATTGCCCTCCGGTCAGTTCTACCAAAGGACAGATCGGACATTGTCTCGGTGCTGCCGGTGCCATTGAAGCGGTCATCTCTTTGATGGCGATGAGAGACGGTATTCTGCCTCCGACGATCAACTATACCACCCCTGATGAGAACTGTGATCTTGACTATGTGCCCAACGAAGCAAGAAAAGCGGACCTCAATGTGGTGATGAGCAACTCTTTCGGTTTTGGTGGTACAAACGGCGTAGTCATCTTCAAGAAAATATAA